In Miniphocaeibacter halophilus, the following proteins share a genomic window:
- a CDS encoding NAD(P)/FAD-dependent oxidoreductase, with translation MKEYDIVVIGGGPAGLAAAYSAKENGIDNILIIERDNILGGILNQCIHNGFGLHVFKEELTGPEYAERYANLVEEKNIEYILNSMVLSVDENKVVTVMNEEDGIFEIQAKAVILAMGCRERSRGAINIPGYRPSGVFSAGMVQRLMNMEGYIPGKEVVIFGSGDIGLIMARRMALEGAKVKAVVERKPYSSGLQRNIVQCLDDYDIPLLYQHTVSKVVGKDRMEGVVLSKVDDKKQAIPGTEEFVSCDTLLLSVGLIPENEISRDLGVKMNRKTSGPIVGENLMTNVEGVFACGNVLHVHDLVDHVTMESNIAGKKAAEYIKMNKVDTSGKKIQLIPDKGVSYLVPDHINLSTLSDDVTVRFRVTDVYEGAYVDVNFDDELAIHRKKPFLAPGEMQEIKLKKDYILEHQNTDNITFKVEAK, from the coding sequence ATGAAAGAATATGATATTGTAGTAATTGGTGGAGGTCCAGCAGGTTTAGCAGCAGCTTATTCTGCAAAGGAAAATGGAATAGATAATATTTTAATAATAGAAAGAGATAATATTCTTGGTGGAATCTTAAATCAATGTATTCATAACGGTTTTGGTTTACATGTATTTAAGGAAGAATTAACAGGCCCAGAATATGCTGAAAGATATGCTAATTTAGTAGAAGAAAAAAATATTGAATATATTTTAAATTCTATGGTTTTATCAGTTGATGAAAATAAAGTAGTAACAGTAATGAATGAAGAAGATGGTATATTTGAAATTCAAGCTAAAGCAGTAATTTTAGCTATGGGTTGTAGGGAAAGATCCCGTGGAGCAATTAATATTCCAGGCTATAGACCATCAGGGGTATTCTCTGCCGGAATGGTTCAACGTCTAATGAATATGGAAGGCTATATACCTGGAAAGGAAGTAGTCATCTTCGGTTCAGGGGATATTGGACTAATAATGGCTAGAAGAATGGCTTTAGAAGGGGCAAAAGTTAAGGCCGTTGTCGAAAGAAAGCCATATTCCAGTGGACTACAAAGAAATATAGTACAATGCTTAGATGACTATGACATTCCTTTACTGTATCAACATACAGTATCTAAAGTAGTTGGTAAAGACAGAATGGAAGGTGTAGTATTATCTAAAGTAGACGATAAAAAACAAGCTATACCCGGAACAGAAGAATTTGTTTCCTGTGACACCCTACTACTGTCTGTTGGATTAATACCGGAAAACGAAATATCTCGTGATTTAGGCGTTAAGATGAATCGTAAAACAAGTGGACCAATAGTTGGTGAAAACCTAATGACAAATGTTGAAGGCGTTTTTGCCTGTGGTAATGTACTTCATGTTCATGACTTAGTTGACCATGTAACAATGGAATCAAATATAGCAGGAAAAAAAGCTGCCGAATATATAAAAATGAACAAGGTAGATACATCCGGAAAGAAAATACAATTAATACCGGACAAAGGAGTTTCCTACCTAGTACCTGATCATATAAATCTTTCAACCTTGTCTGATGATGTAACAGTAAGGTTTAGAGTAACTGATGTATATGAAGGTGCATATGTAGATGTGAATTTTGACGATGAATTAGCAATTCACAGAAAAAAACCATTCCTTGCACCAGGTGAAATGCAAGAAATAAAATTGAAAAAAGATTATATTCTAGAACATCAAAATACAGATAATATTACCTTTAAAGTAGAGGCGAAGTAA
- a CDS encoding GNAT family N-acetyltransferase, whose product MTIKLLPYTREKAHEFYKNYISDPAIFSSNEKYKSYEYKAYQVDDFFNSHVGLKSRKYFAIDLNGRTIGEISLKFINKKEKSATLSIALINDSVKGLGYGTEAEKLIIEYGFTSLGLNIIYADTILRNKRSQHVLEKVGFKYIKTDKDLKYYELKKEAWFYTTNFNIRVL is encoded by the coding sequence ATGACTATAAAATTACTACCTTATACAAGAGAAAAAGCCCATGAATTTTATAAAAATTACATATCAGACCCTGCTATATTTTCTTCCAATGAAAAATATAAATCCTATGAATATAAAGCCTACCAGGTAGATGATTTTTTTAATAGCCATGTAGGACTAAAAAGCAGAAAATATTTTGCTATCGATTTAAATGGTAGGACCATAGGGGAAATCTCTTTAAAATTCATTAATAAAAAAGAAAAATCAGCCACCTTGTCTATTGCCTTAATAAATGACTCTGTAAAAGGATTAGGCTACGGGACAGAGGCAGAAAAATTAATTATTGAATACGGCTTTACTAGCTTAGGCTTAAATATAATCTATGCCGATACAATTTTACGAAATAAAAGAAGCCAACATGTACTGGAAAAAGTCGGCTTTAAATACATAAAAACAGATAAGGACTTAAAATATTATGAACTAAAAAAAGAGGCTTGGTTTTATACTACTAACTTTAATATTAGAGTTCTCTGA
- a CDS encoding DUF554 domain-containing protein: MLWILINAVGIAIAGTFGMILNKFISKKQGESLILILGLVIIVMGIQGALEINSMLLMLVSLTVGTFIGTSLKIHDRTENLANKFSSAKVNSDVIKNAITIIIIQCSGSLSILAAMNMSLKGDPSLLQFKTILDSVSGLIFASIYGVSIYIAAFALFIYQGSIFLLANILGNFLTPEVINEFSAIGSVLLIGMGLGLMKIKDFKTLDYLPAMFIPIVWYGVQSLFGFIF; this comes from the coding sequence ATGTTGTGGATACTGATTAATGCAGTAGGAATTGCTATTGCCGGTACTTTTGGTATGATATTAAATAAATTTATTTCAAAAAAACAAGGGGAGTCCCTTATTTTAATTTTAGGTTTAGTAATAATAGTAATGGGAATTCAAGGAGCCTTAGAAATTAACAGTATGTTGTTAATGTTGGTTTCCTTAACAGTAGGTACATTTATTGGAACTAGCTTAAAAATACATGACCGAACTGAAAATTTAGCCAATAAATTTTCTTCAGCTAAGGTTAATAGCGACGTTATAAAAAATGCAATTACTATAATTATTATTCAATGTTCAGGTTCCTTAAGTATATTAGCAGCAATGAATATGAGCTTAAAGGGGGATCCTAGTTTACTACAATTTAAGACTATATTGGATTCAGTTAGCGGTTTAATCTTTGCCTCTATTTATGGTGTTTCTATTTATATTGCAGCCTTTGCCCTATTTATCTATCAAGGTTCAATTTTTTTACTAGCAAATATTTTAGGGAACTTCTTAACTCCGGAAGTTATAAACGAATTTTCAGCAATAGGTTCTGTTCTTTTAATAGGAATGGGACTAGGACTTATGAAAATTAAGGATTTTAAAACCCTGGACTACCTGCCGGCTATGTTTATTCCAATAGTATGGTATGGAGTACAAAGTCTATTTGGATTTATATTTTAA
- a CDS encoding formate/nitrite transporter family protein, with product MNFYQGNETIDILSKKAEEKNKMSFIRLFLLGILGGAFIALGYLAYLRIVGAMSKELNGIGLFLGASIFPIGLISIYLMNAELATGNTLTMTLGYLDKKVKISQVVYNWLVVAISNILGAVLVAYFFGHIVGLTEGAYLETTLNIANSKIEASTMSALISGLGGNIFVCTAVWIATSAKTLAGKIFGLWFPVMIFIVIGLQHAVANAFIIPAAIFSGQATITILDFLTNFLTVFLGNALGGAIVVAIPVFMSNRKCNSLNTCELPYSGD from the coding sequence ATGAATTTCTATCAAGGAAATGAAACAATTGATATATTATCTAAAAAGGCAGAAGAAAAAAATAAAATGTCTTTTATTAGATTATTTTTACTAGGCATACTTGGTGGAGCCTTTATTGCCTTAGGATATTTAGCCTACTTAAGAATAGTAGGTGCAATGTCAAAAGAATTAAATGGAATAGGACTGTTCTTAGGAGCATCTATATTTCCTATTGGATTAATATCCATATATTTAATGAATGCAGAACTTGCAACAGGAAATACCTTAACAATGACTTTGGGATATTTAGACAAAAAAGTAAAAATATCCCAGGTTGTTTATAACTGGTTAGTAGTAGCCATAAGTAATATTTTAGGAGCTGTATTAGTCGCTTATTTTTTTGGCCATATTGTTGGCTTAACAGAAGGAGCCTATTTAGAAACAACTCTTAATATAGCTAACTCTAAAATAGAAGCCTCTACAATGTCAGCATTAATTTCTGGACTAGGCGGAAATATATTTGTATGTACTGCTGTTTGGATTGCAACATCAGCTAAAACGTTAGCCGGAAAAATATTTGGACTATGGTTTCCGGTAATGATATTTATAGTTATTGGATTACAACATGCAGTGGCTAATGCTTTTATAATACCTGCAGCAATATTTTCCGGACAAGCAACAATAACAATTTTAGATTTTTTAACTAACTTCCTAACGGTCTTTCTTGGAAATGCCCTTGGTGGAGCAATAGTAGTTGCAATACCTGTGTTTATGTCAAATAGAAAATGTAATTCCTTAAATACCTGCGAATTACCATATTCAGGGGACTAA
- a CDS encoding zinc ribbon domain-containing protein has protein sequence MEKKQYICEKCGNEHYISDQFQATGGNFAKIFDVQNKKFVTVSCSRCGYTELYKSETSDGWNILDFLIGG, from the coding sequence ATGGAAAAGAAACAATATATTTGTGAAAAATGTGGTAATGAACATTATATTTCAGACCAGTTTCAAGCTACCGGTGGAAATTTTGCAAAGATTTTTGATGTTCAAAACAAGAAATTTGTAACTGTTAGTTGTTCCAGATGTGGTTATACGGAGCTTTACAAGTCAGAAACATCAGACGGCTGGAATATTTTAGACTTTTTAATAGGAGGTTAA
- a CDS encoding helix-turn-helix transcriptional regulator, whose amino-acid sequence MEIGKSLKEKRTELNLTQEEVAKEIMVSRQTISNWENGKSYPDIENLVLLSQLYNISLDGLLKNNIEETKKLQESMEDEVRRSTTFSNLIIFSVLAMAVLITGLIGGKDNMIDFLDYFSEIFVIIVIIGSMVLSGQLKKDSIQLTKKANKILKVIVISAMISIVTSMPSIVRSFNEGYKKGVQWDPIISSENSNIKVSSIKPSLFF is encoded by the coding sequence TTGGAAATAGGAAAAAGTTTAAAGGAAAAACGAACAGAATTAAATTTAACTCAGGAGGAAGTTGCAAAGGAAATTATGGTTTCAAGACAGACAATATCAAATTGGGAAAATGGAAAAAGCTACCCGGATATTGAGAATTTGGTTTTGCTGTCTCAACTATATAATATTTCTTTAGATGGGCTCTTAAAAAACAATATTGAAGAAACTAAAAAGTTACAGGAGTCTATGGAAGATGAAGTTAGACGTAGTACAACTTTTTCAAATTTGATAATATTTTCTGTTTTAGCAATGGCTGTTTTAATAACAGGACTTATAGGAGGTAAGGATAATATGATAGATTTTTTAGATTATTTTTCAGAGATATTTGTTATTATTGTAATAATTGGCAGTATGGTTTTATCTGGACAATTAAAAAAAGATAGTATTCAATTAACTAAAAAGGCTAATAAAATTTTGAAGGTAATAGTAATTTCAGCTATGATTTCAATAGTAACAAGTATGCCTAGTATTGTACGCTCTTTTAACGAAGGATATAAAAAGGGTGTACAGTGGGACCCGATAATTTCTTCAGAGAACTCTAATATTAAAGTTAGTAGTATAAAACCAAGCCTCTTTTTTTAG
- a CDS encoding RNA polymerase sigma factor, whose product MFILLSLADENGIDIKQFEKVYKQYKNLMFSVSFYILKDKMLAEDAVQQAFIKIIEIFNKIEFENCNKTRNLFVLICKNISINMYNSRKNKAAINLEESIFNNLKDPKSQLDYDNIENEVEGAIKSLPSIYSDVIYCKYVLGYSNSEISKLLNISVGNVRQRISRGKEKLRKILIEEGVEIYE is encoded by the coding sequence ATGTTTATTTTATTGTCTTTAGCCGATGAGAATGGCATAGATATAAAACAATTTGAAAAGGTTTATAAGCAATATAAAAATTTAATGTTTTCTGTTTCCTTTTATATTTTAAAGGATAAAATGCTTGCTGAAGATGCTGTTCAACAAGCCTTTATAAAAATAATTGAAATATTTAATAAAATAGAATTTGAAAATTGTAACAAAACAAGAAATCTATTTGTATTAATTTGTAAGAACATTTCTATTAATATGTATAATTCCAGAAAAAATAAGGCTGCTATAAATTTAGAGGAAAGTATTTTTAACAATTTAAAAGACCCTAAGAGCCAACTTGACTACGACAATATAGAAAATGAAGTAGAAGGTGCTATAAAAAGTCTTCCTAGTATTTATTCCGATGTTATATATTGCAAGTATGTTCTAGGCTACAGTAATTCTGAAATTTCCAAATTATTAAATATATCAGTTGGAAATGTACGTCAAAGAATAAGTCGGGGAAAGGAAAAGTTAAGGAAAATATTAATAGAAGAAGGAGTTGAAATCTATGAATAA
- a CDS encoding DUF1667 domain-containing protein, translating to MEEKNLICISCPIGCHMTVTLDNEEVSKVEGNTCKRGAAYAEKEITNPTRFVTSTVKVKNGQVERVSVKTELDIPKSKIFDVMKEINSVEVSAPVKMGDTIIENVAGTNVNIIATRSVK from the coding sequence ATGGAAGAAAAAAATTTAATTTGTATAAGTTGTCCTATTGGTTGTCATATGACAGTGACTTTAGATAATGAGGAAGTTTCTAAAGTTGAAGGAAACACTTGTAAAAGAGGCGCAGCATACGCTGAAAAAGAAATAACAAATCCAACAAGGTTTGTAACTTCAACAGTAAAAGTAAAAAATGGTCAAGTTGAAAGAGTTAGTGTAAAAACTGAATTAGATATACCTAAATCTAAAATATTTGACGTTATGAAAGAAATAAATAGTGTTGAAGTATCTGCACCGGTAAAAATGGGTGACACAATAATAGAAAATGTAGCAGGAACAAATGTTAATATAATAGCTACAAGGTCTGTAAAATAG
- a CDS encoding pentapeptide repeat-containing protein, with translation MNEIIELIDDGLVSFENFNNLEITDYDFSKIEFENIEFRNCIFNNCKFNKAYFYQTEFYNCDLSNSDFKDSYFKNVKIVSSKAVGTNLYNSIFRNLHIDDSVFKYSNFSSSLFEDSRLENTDFSESIFSSCKFKKSKIKEVNLKRAEIFKAKLTNLDFSDSNIEQLRISEDLREFRGSKINSFQAIELVGLLGIRVI, from the coding sequence ATGAATGAAATAATAGAATTAATAGATGATGGATTAGTATCCTTTGAAAACTTTAATAATTTAGAAATTACAGACTATGATTTTTCTAAAATAGAATTTGAAAATATAGAATTTAGGAATTGTATTTTTAATAACTGTAAATTTAATAAGGCTTATTTTTATCAAACAGAATTTTATAATTGTGACCTTTCCAATAGTGACTTTAAGGACTCTTATTTTAAAAATGTAAAAATCGTAAGTTCTAAGGCCGTTGGTACAAATTTATATAATTCTATATTTAGAAATTTACATATAGATGACTCCGTTTTCAAATACTCTAATTTTTCAAGCAGTTTGTTTGAAGATTCAAGACTGGAGAATACAGATTTTTCAGAGTCTATTTTTTCCAGCTGTAAATTTAAAAAATCCAAAATAAAGGAAGTCAATTTAAAAAGAGCTGAAATATTTAAGGCAAAATTAACCAACTTAGACTTTTCCGACTCAAATATTGAGCAGTTAAGAATTTCTGAAGATTTAAGGGAATTTAGGGGAAGTAAAATAAATTCATTTCAGGCTATAGAGTTAGTTGGTTTGCTGGGAATAAGGGTTATTTAA
- a CDS encoding helix-turn-helix domain-containing protein — MTGSMTYLIISIGIIVGIIFLIKKSFKKFFEKYIKPKYFQDNIVMDKKPLNEVIKENRIKNKMTQEFIAEKLGVSRQAVSKWENGNSEPTMGNLILLANLFDLSLEELLRQVDTNIYLNK; from the coding sequence ATGACAGGCTCTATGACTTACTTAATTATTTCCATAGGAATTATAGTAGGAATTATTTTTTTAATTAAGAAATCTTTTAAGAAGTTCTTTGAAAAATATATTAAACCTAAATATTTTCAAGATAATATAGTAATGGATAAAAAGCCACTTAATGAGGTAATTAAAGAAAATCGTATTAAAAATAAAATGACTCAGGAATTTATTGCAGAAAAACTGGGAGTCAGTAGGCAGGCAGTGTCAAAGTGGGAAAATGGAAATTCTGAACCTACTATGGGTAATTTAATATTACTGGCAAATCTTTTTGATTTAAGCTTGGAAGAATTATTAAGGCAAGTGGATACTAATATATATTTAAATAAATAA
- a CDS encoding DUF4367 domain-containing protein, whose amino-acid sequence MNKKDSLDSLLYQYAEKALDDKYESEIDHYLNKLEEENLSMDISFKEFWENRSKYENSPTIIRKKRKKLALTLVASLIFAVILIGPSRVATYADYIYNKIVTVFKEGTNINYKDDFSSKKFIVQKLNYIPEGFELVEENNIKEIPREYDAYYINKKTEKHISYIQRIVSKDSVTLDTEDAKTYEKKIDDKKAFIIEKGDFNTILVEYNNYIYLLDGNIPLEELEKMFISIFE is encoded by the coding sequence ATGAATAAAAAAGACTCCCTAGATAGTTTACTCTACCAATATGCAGAAAAAGCCTTAGATGATAAATATGAAAGTGAAATAGACCATTATTTAAATAAGCTAGAAGAAGAAAATCTTAGTATGGATATTTCCTTTAAGGAGTTTTGGGAAAATAGGAGTAAGTATGAAAATAGTCCGACTATAATAAGAAAAAAGAGAAAGAAACTGGCCTTAACCCTAGTAGCTTCCTTAATATTTGCTGTAATTCTTATTGGTCCAAGTAGGGTAGCTACTTATGCCGACTATATATACAATAAAATAGTAACTGTCTTTAAGGAAGGAACAAATATTAACTACAAGGATGATTTTTCAAGTAAGAAATTTATTGTACAGAAATTAAATTATATTCCAGAAGGATTTGAATTAGTTGAAGAAAACAATATTAAAGAAATTCCAAGAGAATATGATGCATATTATATAAACAAAAAAACCGAAAAACATATTTCCTATATTCAAAGAATTGTTAGTAAAGATAGCGTAACTTTAGATACCGAGGATGCTAAAACTTATGAAAAGAAAATAGACGATAAAAAAGCTTTTATTATTGAAAAAGGAGATTTTAATACTATTTTAGTTGAATATAATAATTATATATACCTACTAGATGGAAACATTCCCCTAGAAGAACTGGAAAAAATGTTTATAAGTATATTTGAATAG
- a CDS encoding SDR family NAD(P)-dependent oxidoreductase, with translation MNLQNKVAIVTASTRGIGYAIVERFAKDGALVYIAARNMELAKEKASILNNQGLKVKTVYNDAYKNESYVDMIEEVIKNEGKIDILVNNFGTSNLKKDLDIESISYEDFINTVNVNLTSVFLSSQAVIPHMKKQGGGSIINISSIAGLVPDISQLGYGTGKAAINYLTKEMAVQLAKYNIRVNAVLPGMTATDAVKDNLTPEFKEFFLKHTPIKRMGDPKEIAGTVAYFASDDSAYTTGQIVDVSGGFGLPTPVYGDMLLMKEKR, from the coding sequence ATGAATTTACAAAATAAAGTAGCTATTGTAACTGCAAGTACTAGAGGAATAGGTTACGCTATTGTAGAACGTTTCGCTAAAGATGGTGCTTTAGTTTATATTGCAGCAAGAAATATGGAACTTGCTAAAGAGAAAGCCAGTATACTTAATAATCAGGGTCTTAAGGTTAAAACGGTATACAACGATGCTTATAAAAACGAATCCTATGTTGATATGATTGAGGAAGTTATAAAAAATGAAGGTAAAATTGATATTCTTGTAAACAATTTTGGAACAAGTAATCTGAAAAAAGATTTAGATATTGAATCTATTTCCTATGAAGACTTTATTAATACTGTAAATGTAAATCTAACAAGTGTATTCCTATCATCACAAGCTGTTATTCCACATATGAAGAAACAAGGTGGTGGAAGTATTATTAATATTTCAAGTATCGCTGGTCTTGTTCCAGATATTTCACAACTTGGATATGGTACAGGAAAAGCAGCAATTAACTATCTTACAAAAGAAATGGCAGTTCAACTTGCTAAATATAATATTCGTGTAAATGCTGTACTTCCTGGTATGACTGCTACAGATGCTGTTAAAGATAATTTAACACCAGAATTTAAAGAATTTTTCTTAAAACATACACCAATTAAACGTATGGGAGATCCTAAAGAAATAGCAGGCACAGTTGCTTATTTTGCTAGTGATGACTCAGCATATACAACAGGACAGATAGTAGATGTATCAGGTGGCTTTGGACTACCAACTCCAGTATATGGCGATATGCTTTTAATGAAAGAAAAAAGATAA
- a CDS encoding DUF1846 domain-containing protein — translation MKIGFDNQKYLELQSSHIRERINQFDNKLYLEFGGKLFDDYHASRVLPGFQPDSKLKLLKELSEEIEIIITINAKDIEKNKVRGDLGITYDTDVLRLIEAFKNNGLYVSSVVITQYTGQQSADLFKNHLINLGIKVYTHYLIEGYPQNIPYIVSEDGFGKNAYIETTKPLVVLTAPGPGSGKMATCLSQLYHENKRGIRAGYAKFETFPIWNIPLKHPINLAYESATADLNDITMIDPFHLEAYGETAVSYNRDVEIFPVLSAMFEMIYGESMYKSPTDMGVNMAGNCISDDKVCQEASKQEIIRRYYNALNELARGNCLESVVYKIELLMKPLNINVNDRPVVPAALKRAKETGKAAAALELPDGSIITGKTSDLLGPSAALILNALKELAGIDDDIHLISPEAIEPIQKLKTKYLGGKNPRLHIDETLIALSISAASNPVAQLALDQIPKLKGCQAHISVMLAEVDIKLFKKLSIEATSEAVFENKPIYY, via the coding sequence ATGAAAATTGGATTTGACAACCAAAAATATTTAGAATTACAGTCATCTCATATTAGAGAGAGAATAAATCAATTTGATAATAAATTGTACCTGGAATTTGGTGGTAAATTATTTGACGACTACCATGCTTCAAGGGTTTTGCCTGGATTTCAACCGGATAGTAAATTGAAATTATTAAAGGAATTGTCTGAAGAAATAGAAATTATTATAACTATTAATGCTAAGGATATAGAAAAAAACAAGGTTAGAGGAGATTTGGGAATAACATATGATACTGATGTTTTAAGGCTTATTGAGGCTTTTAAAAATAATGGACTATATGTTAGTTCTGTTGTAATTACCCAATATACCGGTCAACAAAGTGCCGACCTATTTAAGAATCATTTAATTAATTTGGGAATTAAGGTTTATACCCACTATTTAATTGAGGGTTATCCTCAAAATATACCATATATTGTTAGTGAAGACGGCTTTGGAAAAAATGCATATATTGAAACTACAAAACCCTTAGTTGTTTTAACTGCACCAGGACCGGGAAGTGGGAAAATGGCAACTTGTCTTTCCCAACTTTATCATGAAAATAAAAGAGGTATCAGGGCAGGTTATGCTAAATTTGAGACCTTTCCAATATGGAATATTCCTTTAAAACATCCTATTAATTTAGCCTATGAGTCTGCTACAGCAGATTTAAACGATATTACTATGATAGACCCATTTCATCTAGAGGCCTATGGAGAAACAGCTGTTTCATATAATAGGGATGTGGAAATATTTCCGGTATTATCGGCTATGTTTGAAATGATTTACGGAGAGAGTATGTATAAATCCCCTACTGATATGGGTGTAAATATGGCTGGTAATTGCATTAGTGATGACAAGGTATGTCAGGAAGCTTCTAAACAGGAGATTATTAGACGTTATTATAATGCTTTAAATGAATTGGCAAGAGGAAATTGCCTGGAGTCTGTTGTATATAAAATAGAGCTATTAATGAAGCCTTTGAATATTAATGTAAATGACAGGCCTGTTGTTCCGGCTGCCTTAAAGAGAGCAAAGGAAACAGGTAAGGCAGCTGCAGCTTTGGAACTTCCAGACGGCAGTATTATTACAGGAAAAACTTCGGATTTATTAGGACCATCGGCAGCTTTAATTTTAAATGCCTTGAAGGAACTTGCAGGCATTGATGATGATATTCATTTAATTTCACCGGAAGCAATTGAGCCTATTCAAAAATTAAAAACTAAATATTTAGGTGGTAAAAATCCAAGACTTCATATAGATGAAACCTTAATTGCCTTGTCTATTTCAGCGGCAAGTAATCCGGTAGCACAGCTGGCCCTAGATCAAATTCCTAAACTAAAGGGATGCCAAGCCCATATTTCTGTTATGTTAGCAGAGGTAGATATAAAATTATTTAAAAAATTATCTATTGAGGCAACTTCTGAAGCGGTTTTTGAAAATAAACCAATTTACTATTAA
- a CDS encoding GNAT family N-acetyltransferase — translation MDIITRTITDSDREECIYVEKGAMPHNRYINDVWNMFLHESDGDLIGAFVDGKLQGMGKLTRLYKDYGWLETLRVHPDFQNLGIGQKIYDAYFEHIEKLNLKSVGMYTEMYNTISKHLAEKNGFEVKAEYTEILKPIRNINTNPEKFKLVSKENGEEFLSQYYDYMDDYIVINRTFYPVNSGLGEFLASKNWIYTDDKENVLIGGYRFQPEKAFHIPFIKGDIDKILDFANYLGCKAGSKNLSMLKPANSTLIDLYVNKGFSIDDNYMTLWIDL, via the coding sequence ATGGATATAATTACTAGAACAATTACTGATTCAGACAGAGAAGAATGTATATATGTTGAAAAAGGTGCTATGCCCCATAATCGTTATATAAATGACGTTTGGAATATGTTCCTACATGAAAGTGATGGCGATTTAATTGGCGCCTTTGTAGATGGAAAACTACAGGGAATGGGAAAATTAACCAGACTCTATAAAGATTATGGATGGCTTGAAACATTAAGAGTACATCCGGATTTTCAAAATTTAGGTATAGGACAAAAAATCTATGACGCTTATTTTGAACATATAGAAAAATTAAATTTAAAATCTGTTGGTATGTACACTGAAATGTACAATACAATTAGTAAACATCTAGCTGAAAAAAATGGCTTTGAAGTAAAAGCAGAATACACAGAAATACTTAAGCCAATTAGAAATATAAATACAAATCCTGAAAAATTCAAATTAGTTTCAAAAGAAAATGGAGAGGAGTTTTTATCTCAATATTATGACTATATGGATGACTATATAGTTATAAATAGGACATTTTATCCAGTTAATAGCGGTTTAGGTGAGTTTTTAGCTAGTAAAAATTGGATTTATACCGATGACAAAGAAAATGTTTTAATAGGTGGATATAGATTTCAACCTGAAAAGGCCTTTCATATTCCTTTTATAAAAGGCGATATCGATAAAATCCTTGACTTTGCTAACTATTTAGGCTGTAAAGCAGGCAGTAAAAATTTATCTATGTTAAAACCTGCAAATAGCACCTTAATAGACCTGTATGTAAATAAGGGATTTTCTATAGACGATAATTATATGACCTTGTGGATAGATTTGTAA